Proteins encoded together in one Orcinus orca chromosome 13, mOrcOrc1.1, whole genome shotgun sequence window:
- the IL1B gene encoding interleukin-1 beta isoform X2 produces the protein MATVPEPTNEVMAYYSDKNDLLFEADGPKQMKCCVQHLDLSSTGDESIHLQISHQLYNKSFRHVVSVIVAVEKLQKIPCSQTFQDDGLKSIFSLIFEEEPVIFETYDDDLLCDAAVQSLTCKLQDRDQKSLVLASPCVLKALHLLARDMNREVVFCMSFVQGDESNDKIPVALGLKEKNLYLSCVMKGDRPILQLEEVDPKTYPKWKMEKRFVFNKTEIKNSVEFESALYPNWYISTSQAEEKPIFLGRSKGGHDITDFTMEIISP, from the exons ATGGCAACGGTACCTGAACCCACCAACGAAGTGATGGCTTACTACAG TGACAAGAATGACCTGTTATTTGAGGCTGACGGCCCCAAACAGATGAAG TGCTGCGTCCAACACCTGGACCTCAGCTCCACGGGAGATGAGAGCATCCACCTGCAAATCTCccaccagctctacaacaaaagctTCAGGCATGTGGTGTCGGTCATCGTGGCTGTGGAGAAGCTGCAGAAGATCCCCTGCTCACAGACCTTCCAGGATGATGGCCTGAAGAGCATCTTTTCACTCATCTTTGAAGAAG AGCCTGTCATCTTTGAAACGTACGACGATGATCTTCTGTGTGACGCGGCTGTGCAGTCGCTGACCTGCAAACTCCAGGACAGAGACCAAAAATCCCTGGTGCTGGCTAGCCCGTGTGTGCTGAAGGCTCTCCACCTCCTCGCACGGGACATGAACCGAGAAG tgGTTTTCTGCATGAGCTTCGTGCAAGGAGATGAAAGTAACGACAAGATACCTGTGGCCTTAGGCCTCAAGGAAAAGAATCTATACCTGTCTTGTGTGATGAAAGGCGATAGGCCCATCCTGCAGCTGGAG GAGGTAGACCCCAAAACTTACCCAAAGTGGAAGATGGAAAAGCGATTTGTCTTCAACAAGACAGAAATCAAGAATAGCGTCGAATTTGAATCTGCCCTGTACCCCAACTGGTACATCAGCACCTCTCAAGCAGAAGAAAAGCCCATCTTCCTAGGACGTTCCAAAGGCGGCCATGATATAACTGACTTCACCATGGAAATCATCTCTCCCTAA
- the IL1B gene encoding interleukin-1 beta isoform X1, which produces MVTHFLLSTQVSEAAMATVPEPTNEVMAYYSDKNDLLFEADGPKQMKCCVQHLDLSSTGDESIHLQISHQLYNKSFRHVVSVIVAVEKLQKIPCSQTFQDDGLKSIFSLIFEEEPVIFETYDDDLLCDAAVQSLTCKLQDRDQKSLVLASPCVLKALHLLARDMNREVVFCMSFVQGDESNDKIPVALGLKEKNLYLSCVMKGDRPILQLEEVDPKTYPKWKMEKRFVFNKTEIKNSVEFESALYPNWYISTSQAEEKPIFLGRSKGGHDITDFTMEIISP; this is translated from the exons ATGGTCACTCATTTTCTCCTCTCTACACAGGTTTCTGAAGCAGCCATGGCAACGGTACCTGAACCCACCAACGAAGTGATGGCTTACTACAG TGACAAGAATGACCTGTTATTTGAGGCTGACGGCCCCAAACAGATGAAG TGCTGCGTCCAACACCTGGACCTCAGCTCCACGGGAGATGAGAGCATCCACCTGCAAATCTCccaccagctctacaacaaaagctTCAGGCATGTGGTGTCGGTCATCGTGGCTGTGGAGAAGCTGCAGAAGATCCCCTGCTCACAGACCTTCCAGGATGATGGCCTGAAGAGCATCTTTTCACTCATCTTTGAAGAAG AGCCTGTCATCTTTGAAACGTACGACGATGATCTTCTGTGTGACGCGGCTGTGCAGTCGCTGACCTGCAAACTCCAGGACAGAGACCAAAAATCCCTGGTGCTGGCTAGCCCGTGTGTGCTGAAGGCTCTCCACCTCCTCGCACGGGACATGAACCGAGAAG tgGTTTTCTGCATGAGCTTCGTGCAAGGAGATGAAAGTAACGACAAGATACCTGTGGCCTTAGGCCTCAAGGAAAAGAATCTATACCTGTCTTGTGTGATGAAAGGCGATAGGCCCATCCTGCAGCTGGAG GAGGTAGACCCCAAAACTTACCCAAAGTGGAAGATGGAAAAGCGATTTGTCTTCAACAAGACAGAAATCAAGAATAGCGTCGAATTTGAATCTGCCCTGTACCCCAACTGGTACATCAGCACCTCTCAAGCAGAAGAAAAGCCCATCTTCCTAGGACGTTCCAAAGGCGGCCATGATATAACTGACTTCACCATGGAAATCATCTCTCCCTAA